Proteins encoded within one genomic window of Streptomyces sp. NBC_01314:
- a CDS encoding ABC transporter ATP-binding protein yields the protein MPEVTVKNLAKTFGDNSVLRDVTFTIKDGEFFTLLGASGCGKSTTLNCIAGLEQPTEGSIAVGGRPFVDAGAGIFLPPEERNLGMVFQSYALWPHMTIAKNLALPLNIRKVPKDKQRTLIHDALDKVGLAALSGRYPHQLSGGQQQRVALARALVYSPSVLLLDEPLSNLDAKLREQARAWLKRLQEELGITTVYVTHDQDEALALSDRIAVMEGGNMIQIGTPHEIYERPAAPAVAAFVGRCNFLTGRVVSLDGTRHTVLLDSSGDVVRVDSEQRVPAGDSVTVAVRPERLEVVASAETPAGVNRLNTHVITSSYVGSRYEYDVRLGDQVVQVLSGNGGLAGEVALVFDPGHALLYADKVELPQDQRDLLTVTS from the coding sequence ATGCCTGAGGTGACCGTCAAGAACCTCGCCAAGACGTTCGGCGACAACTCCGTCCTCCGCGATGTCACCTTCACCATCAAGGACGGCGAGTTCTTCACTCTGCTCGGCGCGAGCGGCTGCGGCAAGTCGACGACGCTGAACTGCATCGCGGGCCTGGAGCAGCCGACGGAGGGCTCGATCGCGGTGGGCGGGAGACCGTTCGTGGACGCCGGGGCGGGGATCTTCCTGCCGCCCGAGGAGCGCAACCTCGGCATGGTCTTCCAGTCGTACGCGCTGTGGCCGCACATGACCATCGCGAAGAACCTCGCGCTGCCGCTCAACATACGCAAGGTGCCCAAGGACAAGCAGCGGACGCTGATCCACGACGCCCTCGACAAGGTGGGTCTGGCCGCGCTCAGCGGCCGGTACCCGCACCAGCTCTCCGGCGGCCAGCAGCAACGAGTGGCTCTGGCAAGGGCGTTGGTGTACTCGCCGTCGGTCCTGCTGCTGGACGAGCCCCTGTCGAACCTCGACGCGAAACTCCGCGAGCAGGCCCGTGCCTGGCTGAAGCGGCTCCAGGAGGAGCTGGGCATCACGACCGTCTACGTCACCCACGACCAGGACGAGGCCCTGGCGCTCAGCGACCGGATCGCCGTGATGGAGGGCGGCAACATGATCCAGATCGGCACGCCGCACGAGATCTACGAACGCCCCGCTGCCCCGGCCGTCGCCGCGTTCGTCGGCCGCTGCAACTTCCTCACCGGCAGGGTGGTGAGCCTGGACGGCACCCGGCACACCGTGCTCCTCGACTCCAGCGGGGACGTCGTACGGGTCGACAGCGAGCAGCGCGTCCCGGCCGGCGACTCCGTGACGGTGGCGGTCCGCCCCGAACGCCTTGAGGTCGTCGCCTCGGCCGAGACCCCGGCCGGCGTGAACAGGCTCAACACCCACGTCATCACCAGCTCCTACGTCGGCTCCCGCTACGAGTACGACGTCCGCCTGGGCGACCAGGTGGTGCAGGTGCTGAGCGGCAACGGCGGGCTCGCGGGCGAGGTGGCACTGGTCTTCGACCCGGGGCACGCGCTCCTCTACGCCGACAAGGTCGAACTGCCGCAGGACCAGCGGGACTTGCTGACGGTGACGTCGTAG
- a CDS encoding DUF6177 family protein, whose product MTKDVIALTPKMPDVWTLMTSLYAGGSDLDLSAAADGAVVQLHGPGGRPLVSVESPVLVQVPGEAERLLGQRAETPFWWTEARASTAVPEAERLAGVVCGRLNALLGGSTWPPGAASTKVVDVSAVPSAGSGQPAVDVVTEHAAVVLVDRPVVALTSWLAEIMRTAVASRRSLQIVTPPGVRLTTAARTTLARVPNRWVVQDPECGYYDGLSGAVLRWQNGAFSPAFAQDGTATVAAAFTRPASSPADGPANGPADEAPGRQLIVALRTVHRADERLLLGGALEAAWEALTGTAPAGWGTAEPVNLPWSPRQLTDLARERAPEPSQLIVVGTPDRPAMATVRVTRTTKGVEEDVVLTVGYAAGEEPPLDRIQPLADTLVREHGLRTMLTSVRVARADLTTAPRLEGPPLPTAFTLGPDDVHTVGLDRARRPPVEVRAVHLGPPARPALHYPLGDGADAEAWGRLQQLTAHLKGDRSRPSSPAHQG is encoded by the coding sequence GTGACCAAGGACGTCATCGCCCTCACCCCGAAGATGCCCGACGTCTGGACCCTCATGACGAGTCTGTACGCCGGCGGCTCCGACCTGGACCTGTCGGCGGCGGCCGACGGCGCGGTCGTCCAGCTGCACGGCCCGGGCGGGCGTCCGCTGGTGTCCGTGGAGTCGCCGGTGCTGGTGCAGGTGCCGGGCGAGGCGGAGCGGCTGCTCGGGCAGCGTGCGGAGACCCCGTTCTGGTGGACGGAGGCGCGGGCGTCCACGGCGGTGCCGGAGGCGGAGCGGCTCGCGGGAGTGGTGTGCGGGCGGCTCAACGCCCTGCTGGGCGGCTCGACCTGGCCTCCCGGGGCGGCGAGCACGAAGGTGGTGGACGTGTCCGCCGTACCGTCGGCGGGGTCGGGGCAGCCCGCCGTGGACGTGGTGACCGAGCACGCGGCCGTCGTCCTCGTCGACCGCCCGGTGGTGGCACTGACGAGCTGGCTCGCGGAGATCATGCGGACGGCCGTGGCGTCCCGGCGGTCCCTGCAGATCGTCACGCCGCCCGGCGTACGCCTGACCACCGCCGCCCGTACGACGCTCGCGCGCGTCCCCAACCGCTGGGTGGTCCAGGACCCGGAGTGCGGCTACTACGACGGGCTGTCGGGGGCGGTGCTGCGCTGGCAGAACGGGGCGTTCTCGCCCGCGTTCGCGCAGGACGGAACGGCGACCGTGGCCGCCGCGTTCACGCGCCCGGCGAGCAGCCCGGCGGACGGCCCCGCGAACGGCCCGGCGGACGAGGCGCCGGGACGGCAGCTGATCGTCGCCCTCCGTACGGTGCACAGGGCCGACGAGCGGCTGCTGCTGGGCGGCGCCCTGGAGGCGGCCTGGGAGGCGCTGACGGGGACGGCACCTGCGGGCTGGGGTACGGCCGAACCGGTCAACCTCCCCTGGTCGCCACGGCAGTTGACCGACCTGGCCCGGGAGCGGGCGCCCGAGCCGTCGCAGCTGATCGTCGTCGGCACCCCGGACCGGCCGGCCATGGCGACGGTCCGGGTGACGCGTACGACGAAGGGTGTGGAGGAGGACGTGGTCCTGACCGTCGGGTACGCGGCCGGTGAGGAACCGCCGCTGGACCGGATCCAGCCGCTGGCCGACACGCTGGTCCGGGAGCACGGGCTGCGGACCATGCTGACCTCGGTGCGCGTGGCGCGCGCCGACCTGACGACCGCACCCCGCCTGGAGGGGCCGCCGCTGCCCACGGCCTTCACGCTCGGCCCGGACGACGTGCACACCGTCGGGCTGGACCGCGCGCGGCGGCCCCCGGTCGAGGTCCGGGCGGTCCACCTCGGCCCGCCGGCCCGTCCGGCGCTGCACTACCCGCTCGGGGACGGCGCGGACGCGGAGGCGTGGGGGCGGCTCCAGCAGCTCACGGCCCATCTCAAGGGTGATCGTTCTCGGCCATCCAGCCCTGCTCACCAAGGGTGA
- a CDS encoding DUF397 domain-containing protein — protein sequence MSATELVWFKSSYSSTGSGDCVEVALSWHKSSYSSGGDGDCVEVAVALPHTIHIRDSKNTTGPQLALSPSAWADFVPYAGQG from the coding sequence ATGAGCGCCACGGAACTGGTCTGGTTCAAGTCGAGCTACAGCAGCACCGGCTCCGGCGACTGCGTCGAGGTCGCCCTCTCATGGCACAAGTCGAGCTACAGCAGCGGCGGAGACGGCGACTGCGTCGAAGTAGCCGTAGCCCTCCCCCACACCATCCACATCCGCGACTCCAAGAACACCACCGGACCTCAGCTCGCCCTCTCCCCCAGCGCCTGGGCCGACTTCGTCCCGTACGCCGGGCAGGGCTGA
- a CDS encoding ABC transporter substrate-binding protein, with translation MARSSHVGTGHTSVTSTASVYRRPVRRPLAAAFAATLALGTLGACGGGDDAAPKVAENKIAAGQVPDYYPADYADLIAAAEKEGGKLTVYSNLGDENMAPIVRDFKKKYGFVKTVSVNELDSDELFQKTLSENAAGSSPADVLISSAATAWADFSARKGTVLEYKSPELEELGAGAELLPSVYSISQDPMTIAYNTSLMETPPTTLTDFAKILTSDEDKYKNKVTVRDPEGSFGFTVTRALTEGNPESWSDLEKILPLTRPETSSGTQLEKIVAGEYMAGFLISASPAYPVVEDSAGLVKIVFPKDGTVVLPRGLGIAAEAPHPATSKLFLDFALSDEGQRAVAEGGLASYREGVKGEGLHTYQEVVDAVGEENIIHVEYKPVTKDDAAAWQERFDGLRK, from the coding sequence ATGGCCAGATCCAGCCACGTCGGCACCGGGCACACCAGCGTCACCAGCACGGCGTCCGTGTACCGGCGTCCCGTCCGGCGCCCCCTCGCGGCGGCGTTCGCCGCGACCCTCGCGCTCGGCACCCTGGGCGCCTGCGGCGGTGGTGACGACGCCGCGCCGAAGGTGGCGGAGAACAAGATCGCGGCGGGCCAGGTGCCCGACTACTACCCGGCGGACTACGCCGACCTGATCGCGGCGGCCGAGAAGGAGGGCGGCAAGCTCACCGTCTACTCGAACCTCGGCGACGAGAACATGGCGCCGATCGTCCGGGACTTCAAGAAGAAGTACGGCTTCGTCAAGACCGTCTCCGTCAACGAGCTGGACAGCGACGAGCTGTTCCAGAAGACCCTGTCCGAGAACGCGGCCGGCTCCTCCCCGGCGGACGTCCTGATCTCCAGCGCGGCGACCGCGTGGGCCGACTTCTCGGCCCGCAAGGGCACGGTCCTGGAGTACAAGTCGCCGGAGCTGGAGGAACTGGGCGCCGGCGCGGAGCTGCTGCCGAGCGTGTACTCGATATCGCAGGACCCGATGACGATCGCGTACAACACGTCGCTGATGGAGACCCCGCCGACCACGCTGACGGACTTCGCGAAGATCCTCACCTCGGACGAGGACAAGTACAAGAACAAGGTGACGGTCCGCGACCCGGAGGGCTCGTTCGGCTTCACGGTCACGCGGGCGCTCACCGAGGGCAACCCGGAGTCCTGGTCCGACCTGGAGAAGATTCTTCCGCTGACCCGCCCGGAGACCTCGTCCGGCACCCAGCTGGAGAAGATCGTCGCCGGTGAGTACATGGCCGGCTTCCTGATCAGCGCCTCCCCCGCGTACCCGGTCGTCGAGGACAGCGCGGGCCTGGTGAAGATCGTCTTCCCGAAGGACGGCACGGTCGTCCTGCCGCGCGGTCTCGGTATCGCCGCCGAGGCGCCGCACCCGGCGACCTCGAAGCTCTTCCTGGACTTCGCCCTCTCGGACGAGGGCCAGCGCGCGGTCGCCGAAGGCGGTCTGGCCTCGTACCGCGAGGGCGTGAAGGGCGAGGGCCTGCACACCTACCAGGAGGTCGTCGACGCGGTCGGCGAGGAGAACATCATCCACGTCGAGTACAAGCCGGTCACGAAGGACGACGCCGCCGCCTGGCAGGAGCGCTTCGACGGACTCCGCAAGTAG
- a CDS encoding DUF397 domain-containing protein gives MSTTELAWFKSSYSSGGSGDCVEVALSWRKSSDGDDCVEVATCPHTIHIRDSKNTTGPQLTLSPTAWADFLPAAEG, from the coding sequence ATGAGCACCACTGAACTGGCCTGGTTCAAGAGCAGCTACAGCAGCGGCGGCTCCGGCGACTGCGTCGAGGTCGCCCTCTCCTGGCGCAAGTCCAGCGACGGCGACGACTGCGTCGAAGTAGCCACCTGCCCCCACACCATCCACATCCGCGACTCCAAGAACACCACCGGCCCCCAGCTCACGCTCTCCCCCACCGCCTGGGCCGACTTCCTCCCCGCCGCCGAAGGCTGA
- a CDS encoding DUF6333 family protein, whose protein sequence is MTDNSFWTLPPDRMVRGSMGHCNITVLLPPFDVDARTFPPNDRVRAAEFAASFGTVDEVLEEIGPRSVLDVPSPDTRTDLDIVQAAAWGHVLGISDPALADSGNDTPLLSEARTLRERYPDARIVGRVHFHGGASHTEDIVWLPDGTMFHAAGWTGDEPFEVTGDPGAVASALGIPAEALEDLGLDEEDPADIEWADFAALALGKADPWGWQQIRTTAFRVRHTEFATSTMEELYFVGG, encoded by the coding sequence ATGACCGACAACAGCTTCTGGACCCTCCCGCCCGACCGCATGGTGCGCGGATCCATGGGCCACTGCAACATCACCGTCCTCCTCCCGCCGTTCGACGTGGACGCGCGCACGTTTCCCCCCAACGACCGCGTCCGGGCAGCGGAGTTCGCCGCGTCGTTCGGAACCGTCGACGAGGTCCTGGAGGAGATCGGGCCCCGGTCCGTCCTCGACGTGCCCTCCCCGGACACACGGACCGACCTCGACATCGTCCAGGCCGCCGCGTGGGGGCACGTCCTCGGTATCAGCGACCCGGCGCTGGCCGACAGCGGCAACGACACCCCCCTCCTGTCCGAGGCCCGCACGTTGCGCGAGCGCTATCCGGACGCCCGCATCGTCGGCCGTGTCCATTTCCACGGCGGGGCGTCCCACACCGAGGACATCGTCTGGCTGCCCGACGGGACCATGTTCCACGCCGCCGGCTGGACCGGGGACGAGCCGTTCGAGGTGACCGGCGACCCGGGCGCCGTCGCCTCCGCCCTAGGCATCCCCGCCGAGGCGCTGGAGGACCTGGGCCTGGACGAGGAGGACCCGGCCGACATCGAATGGGCCGACTTCGCCGCACTGGCCCTGGGTAAAGCCGACCCCTGGGGTTGGCAGCAGATCCGGACCACGGCCTTCCGCGTGCGGCACACCGAGTTCGCCACGTCCACGATGGAAGAGCTGTACTTCGTCGGCGGCTAG
- a CDS encoding Scr1 family TA system antitoxin-like transcriptional regulator, which yields MVADSGDMAATGTGGGEPEASDSLRTFGAMVQALREHAGLGREELADVIGYSKHMVASVELGRRMPDAALVEGVDRALGNTGALIKAAQHLGRQPGLAAWFRKWARLEGTAIVLYTYECRLIPGLLQTEAYARTLFKNQLPPLGDEQIEAQWAARSERQRLLRERPNTAFGFILEEGLFLRHTGGAKITRELIGHVLELGELRNVEIQIMSQRQETHSGLDGPMQLLETPENRHLAYCEGQESAQFISDRKVVSMLQMRYARMRSQALTLTDSKSLLQRMRGDL from the coding sequence ATGGTGGCCGACAGCGGCGACATGGCGGCGACTGGGACGGGCGGCGGGGAGCCGGAGGCGTCCGACAGCCTGCGGACGTTCGGGGCGATGGTCCAGGCGCTGCGGGAACACGCGGGGCTGGGCCGCGAGGAGCTGGCCGACGTCATCGGTTACTCCAAGCACATGGTGGCCTCGGTGGAGTTGGGGCGGAGGATGCCGGACGCGGCGCTTGTGGAGGGGGTGGATCGGGCGCTGGGGAACACCGGGGCGCTGATCAAGGCGGCTCAGCATCTGGGGAGGCAGCCGGGGTTGGCGGCTTGGTTCCGGAAGTGGGCGCGGTTGGAGGGGACGGCGATCGTGCTCTATACGTACGAGTGCCGCCTGATTCCCGGGTTGTTGCAGACCGAGGCGTACGCGCGAACGCTGTTCAAGAACCAGCTGCCGCCATTGGGCGATGAACAGATCGAGGCCCAGTGGGCGGCACGGTCGGAACGGCAACGACTGCTGAGGGAGCGACCGAACACGGCGTTCGGGTTCATCCTGGAGGAGGGGTTGTTCCTGCGCCACACAGGCGGGGCGAAGATCACGAGGGAACTCATCGGCCACGTACTGGAACTCGGCGAGTTGCGGAATGTCGAGATTCAGATCATGTCTCAGAGGCAGGAAACCCACTCCGGACTCGATGGCCCCATGCAGTTGCTGGAGACACCCGAGAACCGACACCTCGCCTACTGCGAGGGGCAGGAAAGCGCCCAGTTCATCTCTGACCGCAAAGTGGTCAGCATGCTTCAGATGCGGTATGCCAGGATGCGCTCACAGGCTCTCACTCTCACAGACTCCAAGAGCCTGTTGCAGCGGATGCGAGGGGACCTATGA
- a CDS encoding ATP-binding protein, with product MTAPPAPRYPATVHAFTQRFSSTPLGARLARRLTLTQLHAWGIPYGSDASDRAAAVVAELAANAVTHGRVPGRDFELRLSLPTGSLRIEITDTRAERLPPGPGAVRQTRPLDEDGRGLLLVDALADRWEVQDRKPPGKTVLVEIDLPGWRSLVRRFPGRRPPKRRGRRY from the coding sequence ATGACCGCTCCACCCGCTCCGCGGTACCCCGCCACCGTGCACGCCTTCACCCAGCGCTTCAGCTCGACACCGTTGGGCGCTCGCCTGGCGAGACGCCTCACTCTCACCCAACTGCACGCCTGGGGCATCCCGTACGGCTCGGACGCCTCCGACAGGGCGGCGGCGGTCGTGGCCGAGCTGGCGGCCAACGCCGTGACACACGGCCGCGTCCCCGGCCGGGACTTCGAGCTGCGCCTCTCCCTCCCCACCGGCTCCCTCCGCATCGAGATCACCGACACCCGCGCCGAACGCCTGCCGCCCGGCCCCGGCGCCGTACGACAGACCCGCCCCCTGGACGAGGACGGGCGCGGTCTGCTCCTCGTCGACGCGCTCGCCGACCGCTGGGAGGTCCAGGACCGCAAGCCGCCCGGCAAGACCGTGCTCGTCGAGATCGATCTGCCGGGCTGGCGGTCGCTGGTGAGACGGTTTCCCGGGCGCCGGCCGCCGAAGAGGCGCGGTCGGCGGTACTAG
- a CDS encoding ABC transporter permease codes for MSTLTQPPRTPAGESPTETFRPPRYRRPLGIGRDTAVQYAVLAFLAVLVLAPIVPTLYQSIRNRPLYEAGGAFTLSGYSDLFTKAGFGEVALNTLLFASLTTILSLAIAIPMAIVVVRTKLPGGRLVALAMQWPFFISSLILGFGWIIMYGPAGFVSVKVQQVFGGVPWNLYSIPGMALTEAVALAPIAYVFCANALRQSDASLESAAQVCGAGPFRILAQVIVPLLRPPIVYSAILVFSVSIETLSVPLLYGQPVSIDVFSTFLYHNGLQSVDPDYTMLGAASTVILVLTLSLVAVQAKLLKDAARFVSVRGKVTRPRKLDLGWLKWVSIACIWFYVIVGALIPIAGLVMRSFTLVFTPLQSPFRTVTTKNYELVFDSDNYVQSLWNSLVVAGVGSVVVSVLAVLAVMVARRSTFKWGRAVEYLALIPQSLPGIIIGIGFFWAFALAPFGMGSALQGTIYAVIIAFGMRALPSAFGSVAPAIMQIGAELDNAARVSGADWLMTFFRVLRALITPAFAGALVLTFVIMLKEYSPAVFLSSADNNILGTTMLSLWTQGRAGSVAALATLQIGITAVFVALAGLLMKGKHHA; via the coding sequence ATGTCAACCCTCACCCAGCCGCCGCGCACACCCGCCGGCGAGTCGCCCACGGAGACGTTCAGGCCGCCGCGCTACCGCCGCCCCCTCGGCATCGGGCGGGACACGGCCGTCCAGTACGCGGTCCTGGCGTTCCTCGCCGTCCTGGTGCTGGCCCCGATCGTCCCGACGCTCTACCAGAGCATCCGCAACCGCCCGCTCTACGAGGCGGGCGGGGCCTTCACCCTCAGCGGGTACAGCGACCTCTTCACCAAGGCCGGTTTCGGTGAAGTCGCGCTGAACACCCTGCTGTTCGCCTCTCTGACGACGATCCTCAGCCTGGCGATCGCCATCCCGATGGCGATCGTGGTGGTCCGGACGAAGCTGCCGGGCGGCCGGCTGGTCGCGCTGGCGATGCAGTGGCCGTTCTTCATCTCGTCGCTGATCCTGGGCTTCGGCTGGATCATCATGTACGGCCCGGCCGGGTTCGTCAGCGTCAAGGTGCAGCAGGTCTTCGGCGGGGTGCCGTGGAACCTGTACTCGATCCCCGGCATGGCGCTCACGGAGGCCGTGGCGCTCGCCCCGATCGCGTACGTCTTCTGCGCCAACGCCCTGCGGCAGTCGGACGCGTCACTCGAATCGGCCGCCCAGGTCTGCGGCGCCGGCCCCTTCCGCATCCTCGCCCAGGTGATCGTCCCGCTGCTGCGGCCCCCGATCGTCTACTCGGCGATCCTCGTCTTCTCCGTCTCCATCGAGACGCTGAGCGTGCCGCTGCTGTACGGCCAGCCGGTCAGCATCGACGTCTTCTCAACTTTCCTCTACCACAACGGACTTCAGTCGGTGGACCCCGACTACACGATGCTGGGCGCCGCCTCCACGGTGATCCTCGTGCTCACCCTCAGCCTGGTCGCCGTACAGGCGAAACTCCTGAAGGACGCGGCCCGGTTCGTGTCCGTGCGCGGCAAGGTGACCCGGCCGCGCAAGCTCGACCTGGGCTGGCTGAAGTGGGTGAGCATCGCCTGCATCTGGTTCTACGTGATCGTCGGCGCCCTGATCCCGATCGCGGGCCTGGTGATGCGGTCCTTCACGCTCGTCTTCACGCCGCTGCAGTCGCCGTTCAGGACGGTCACGACGAAGAACTACGAGCTCGTCTTCGACTCCGACAACTACGTGCAGTCGCTGTGGAACAGCCTCGTCGTGGCCGGTGTCGGCTCGGTGGTGGTCAGTGTCCTCGCCGTGCTCGCGGTGATGGTGGCCCGCCGCTCCACGTTCAAGTGGGGCCGGGCGGTGGAGTATCTGGCCCTCATCCCCCAGTCCCTCCCCGGCATCATCATCGGTATCGGCTTCTTCTGGGCCTTCGCGCTCGCCCCGTTCGGGATGGGCTCGGCCCTCCAGGGCACGATCTACGCCGTCATCATCGCCTTCGGCATGCGGGCCCTGCCCAGCGCGTTCGGCTCGGTCGCCCCGGCGATCATGCAGATCGGCGCTGAACTGGACAACGCGGCCCGGGTCTCCGGCGCCGACTGGCTGATGACCTTCTTCCGCGTCCTGCGGGCCCTGATCACACCGGCGTTCGCCGGAGCGCTCGTCCTCACCTTCGTGATCATGCTCAAGGAGTACTCCCCGGCCGTGTTCCTCAGCTCGGCCGACAACAACATCCTCGGCACCACCATGCTCAGTCTCTGGACGCAGGGCAGGGCCGGATCCGTCGCCGCGCTGGCCACCCTCCAGATCGGCATCACCGCGGTCTTCGTCGCACTCGCCGGACTGCTCATGAAGGGAAAGCACCATGCCTGA
- a CDS encoding AraC family transcriptional regulator, translating to MIGTVFRSDDVPEEHRFEYWGELMHRAIAPSHMSSPFADDFWAEQRLMELGPVLVWPTSHLPTGFRRTEKQVRQSDPEMYHLSLVLGGDLGFEHVGRAEAYGPSDLWVSDTSRPYEVHLPTDRGRQVITGVGVDFPKALVPLPPVRIQQLLGRRLPGRAGVGALLTGFLTGLEQQADVLQPSDAPRLGTVLIDLLSAWFAQVLEAEDALSPETRQRALTTRVRAFIRQNLHDPELAPPVIAAAHHISLSYLHRLFQEDTPGETVAAWIRAQRLEGARRDLADPNLGSTPVHTIATRWGMVRASDFTRAFRSTYGVSPMEYRVLVQAGAQPS from the coding sequence ATGATCGGAACGGTCTTCCGGAGCGACGACGTGCCCGAGGAGCACCGGTTCGAGTACTGGGGCGAGTTGATGCACCGGGCGATCGCGCCCAGTCACATGAGCAGCCCGTTCGCCGACGACTTCTGGGCGGAACAACGGCTGATGGAGCTGGGCCCGGTGCTGGTGTGGCCGACGTCGCACCTGCCGACGGGGTTCCGGCGTACCGAGAAGCAGGTGCGGCAGTCCGACCCGGAGATGTACCACCTGTCGCTGGTGCTCGGCGGCGACCTGGGGTTCGAGCATGTCGGGCGGGCCGAGGCGTACGGCCCGAGCGACCTGTGGGTGAGCGACACGTCACGGCCGTACGAAGTGCACCTGCCGACCGACCGGGGCCGTCAGGTGATCACGGGCGTGGGCGTGGACTTCCCCAAGGCGCTGGTGCCCCTGCCGCCCGTCCGCATCCAGCAGTTGCTGGGGCGGCGGCTGCCGGGGCGGGCAGGGGTGGGTGCCCTGCTGACGGGGTTCCTCACCGGCCTGGAGCAGCAGGCCGACGTCCTCCAGCCGTCCGACGCGCCCCGGCTGGGCACCGTCCTGATCGACCTGCTCTCCGCCTGGTTCGCCCAGGTGCTGGAGGCGGAGGACGCGCTGTCTCCGGAGACCCGCCAGCGGGCGTTGACGACGCGCGTACGGGCGTTCATCCGCCAGAACCTGCACGACCCCGAGCTGGCACCGCCCGTGATAGCGGCCGCGCATCACATCTCACTGAGCTATCTGCACCGGCTCTTCCAGGAGGACACCCCCGGTGAGACGGTCGCGGCCTGGATCCGCGCCCAGCGCCTCGAAGGCGCCCGCCGCGACCTGGCGGACCCCAACCTCGGCTCCACTCCCGTCCACACCATCGCCACCCGCTGGGGGATGGTCCGCGCCTCCGACTTCACGCGCGCGTTCCGCAGCACGTACGGGGTGTCGCCCATGGAGTACCGCGTGCTGGTACAGGCGGGGGCACAGCCATCGTGA